The sequence CACGGAGGAAACACGGAGGACGCGGGGGTTATGTCCATCGAGTCCATTCGGTCCATTCGGTCCATTCGGTCCATGGCGTCCATCGCCGTTTGCGCCGCGCGCGTGATACCTTCCTGCCATGCCGGAACTCCCCGATGTCGAAATCGAGCGGCGCTATCTGGAAAAGCACGTCGTCGGCAAGACGATCCGCGCGGTGCACATCCACAACGCGAAGGTCGTCGCGGGATCAACACAAGCGCTGCGTAACGCGGGTAAGAACCAGAAGGTGCTTGGCACGGCGCGGCGCGGAAAGCACCTGACGGCGCGGCTCGCGAGCGGCAAGTGCCTCACGTTTCACTTCGGCATGACGGGCACATTCGATTTGCGCGCGACAAACGACGACACGCCCAAGCACGCGCGCGTCTCGTATGAGCTGTCGGGCGGCAAGACGCTCGATTTCGTTTGCCCGCGCATGTTCGGCCGCGTGGGCGTGGCGGACGACGGGGAGGATTTCTTTCGCGAAAAGAACCTTGGACCCGACGCGCTCGATGTCGGCGCCGCGGAATTACGCGACATGCTCGCCGGGCGCAAGACCGCGATCAAGGCGGCGCTTTTGGATCAGTCGATGATGGCCGGCATCGGCAACATCTATGCGGACGAGGCGCTGCTGCACGCGGGCATCGATCCGCGAAAAGGTGCGCACAAGCTGACACCCGATGCGGCGACCGAGTTGCACCGGCAGATTCTTCTCGTGCTGAAAACCGCGATCAAGCGCGGCGCCGATCCGTCGAAGATGCCGAAAACGTGGCTGACGCCGCGCCGCAAGTCCGGCGCCGCATGCCCGCGCTGCGACGGCAAGATCAAAAAGACGAAGGTCGGCGGTCGGTCGACGTATTACTGCCCGGCGTGCCAGAGGTGATGCCGTCCGTTGCGGCGATTGACGCGAGGAGGTTTTGCAGCGGAAAATGCATATTGAGGTGAAACCATGAGCGCCGTGCCGGAAAAATTGATCGCCAAGAACCTCACGTACACGATTCTGATTCACCCTGCCGAAGAAGGCGGTTATTGGGTTTCGGTGCCCGCCTTGCCGGGTTGCTTTACAATCGGCGAGACGATCGACGAGGCCCGAGAGAATGCGACCGAGGCGATCCTTTGCCACGTCAAAGGCCTGATCAAGGATGGCGATGAAGTTCCGACCGAGGAAACACCACCTCAAATTTCACGCGTCGAAGTGACGATCTCGAATTTTCCCGCCGACGCGTGAGTCGCCTTCCGATACTCAGGGCGCGTCAGATCGTTGCCGCGCTGAAACGGGCGGGCTTCGAAGTCGTCGAGCAGGAAGGAAGTCACATCCACCTGAAAAATCCTCGCCGTACAGGCAAGGTTACGGTTCCGAATCACGGCAGCCGCGATATCCCACGCGCGCTTCTAAAGAAAATCATCGCGCAAGCCGGAATGACCGCCGACGAGTTTTTGCGGCTGCTCTGATCAATCGCGCGAGACGACGCGCCCTACTGAAAAAACCACAACAGGTCGATGGGGTTCATGAAAAACGGGCTCGTCTTTTTTTCGATCGCCTGCGCCTCGTAGCGCATCCAGTAAAAACCCGTCGAGACCGGCCAGAGATATTTGTAGTCGTACGACGTGAGGCTGCGCTCAAAGCCGGATGAAA comes from bacterium and encodes:
- the mutM gene encoding DNA-formamidopyrimidine glycosylase codes for the protein MPELPDVEIERRYLEKHVVGKTIRAVHIHNAKVVAGSTQALRNAGKNQKVLGTARRGKHLTARLASGKCLTFHFGMTGTFDLRATNDDTPKHARVSYELSGGKTLDFVCPRMFGRVGVADDGEDFFREKNLGPDALDVGAAELRDMLAGRKTAIKAALLDQSMMAGIGNIYADEALLHAGIDPRKGAHKLTPDAATELHRQILLVLKTAIKRGADPSKMPKTWLTPRRKSGAACPRCDGKIKKTKVGGRSTYYCPACQR
- a CDS encoding type II toxin-antitoxin system HicB family antitoxin, which produces MSAVPEKLIAKNLTYTILIHPAEEGGYWVSVPALPGCFTIGETIDEARENATEAILCHVKGLIKDGDEVPTEETPPQISRVEVTISNFPADA
- a CDS encoding type II toxin-antitoxin system HicA family toxin, with protein sequence MSRLPILRARQIVAALKRAGFEVVEQEGSHIHLKNPRRTGKVTVPNHGSRDIPRALLKKIIAQAGMTADEFLRLL